A stretch of DNA from Terriglobales bacterium:
CCTGGAACGACGGCAGCGGTGGCTCGGATAGCGCGTCGTTCACCGGGCCCGATGTTTCGAATTTCTTCACCGTGCAAGGGCCGACCCATACCTTCCCCGACGAAGGCACCAGCACGCCTACCATTCTGGTCAACAACACTGCGGACTCTCAGTCGGTCACCAAGAATGGGCCGACCATCACGGTGGACGATGCGCCTCTGAGCGACCCGGGGACCACGCTCGATCCCGTCGCCTCGAGCACGACGGTCCCGTTCAACACGGGCTCGATCGTCGTGGCAAACTTCAAGGATGGGAACCCTGGCGCGCCTACGAGCGATTACGACATTTCGACCAATTGGGGTGACGGAAACACCGATAATTGTCCGCATCCCTGCGCTAAAGTAGGCGGCGGCGTAGTCGGCCCCGGCGGCATTACCTACAGCGTCACCGACAGCCACAACTATACGAGCGCCGGCAACTTCCTGGTCTCGACCCTGATCACCGATATCGGTGGCAGCACCGTCACCATCAACACCCACGTCAACATCAGCACCATGACCGTCGCCCCAGTGGCCGTGGCCGGCACGGAAGGCGCCCAGCTCACGAATCCGACCATTCTGGCTACCATCACTACCACCGATCCCACCCCCAATCTGTCGGCACAGGTGGATTTCAACTGTCCGACGGCTCCGGTGGGCTGCTCGCTGAGCGGGACCAATATCAGTGTCGTGCCCATTACAGTCGACGGCTGCGCTGCCCAGTTCTGTGTCGTTACTACAGGGACTACGCACACTTATGCCGACGAAGGCTCGTTCAAGGTCTACGTCCAGGTGACAGACACTAAGCCGCCAGGCGATGGCAGCATCGGCACGACGACCTCCACAGCCACGATCGGCGATGCGCCGCTCAACCAGATCGCAACCGCGGGCCTGAGCAACCAGGAAGGCACCGGACTATTCAGTAACAAGATCGTTGGGAACTTCCACGACGCCAACACCGCCGCGCCTGCGGGCGATTTCACGGCCACGGTGGATTGGGGCGACGGAACGGCGACCAGTCCCGGCGACGGGCATCCGGTAGTCATCACGGCGCTCGGTGGCGGCGACTTCAAAATCGAGAGCACCCACACCTACGCCAACACCGAGGAGACCAACTCCTACCAGATCAAGTACAGCGTGCAGGACGTGGGCAGCCCCAACCCCGGCGATCCGGGACGCATCGGAAACCCCGAACTCCCAGCGCCGACCCAGAATGGCGCCCTCGTCACCTTCACCGACGCGCCGCTGAACAATGTGGCGGCTACCGGGCTGAGTAATCCGGAAGGTACTGGAACCTTCAGCAATGTCATTGTCGCGAAGTTCCACGATGCCTTCCTGCTTGCTCCCGCGGGCGATTTCACGGCCACGGTGGATTGGGGCGACGGAACGGCGACCAGTCCCGGCGACGGCCAAGCGGTGGTCATCACGGCGCTCGGTGGCGGTGACTTCAAGATCGAGAGCACGCACACCTACGCCAACACCGAAGACACCAACTCGTACCAGATCAAGTACAGCGTGCAGGACGTGGGCAGCCCCAACCCCGGCGATCCGGGACGCATCGGTAACCCCGAACTTCCGGCGCCGACCCAGAACGGCGCGCTCGTCACCTTCGCCGACGCGCTGTTGACTCCGATCGCGGCGTCGGCCGGTGGCACCCAGAATATCGCCATCCCTGCCGGCACTCTCATCGCCACCTTTGCCGACCAGTTTGCCTTGGCTCCATTGAGCGACTACGCCCAGAATGCGCCGACATCGGGCGTGATCAGCGTCAACTGGGGTGATGGCAACACGGACGTGGGCATTGGCAGTATCGTGGATACGACGAACCTGGCGTGCGCCGCGGAACCCCCGCCTCCGGCAGGCACGAAACTGTTCTGCGTGCTCACCGGAGCTCCTCACACTTACACGAACTTGGGCAACTTCACGCTTACCGTGAATGTGAAAGACGTCGGCGGGTCCACCGCCACGATCACTGGCCAAGCGACCGTCAGCGCGGGCAAGCTGACCGATATCCCGATCGCGCAGCTGTTCCCGCCGAGTAATGTGCTTCAGAACGTCCAAGTCGCGCATTTTGAGGACACCAATCCGGGTGCCGTGCCCGGGGATTTCACCGCCACCATCAACTGGGGCGACGGGAACGTTACCAACGCCACTTTCCAACTTTCCCCTGCTTGGCAACCGGGGATCGCTTGTACGGAATCCGTCGACCTCGCACCCTGCGATCCGACACAGTCTCAGTTCGATGTGCTCGGAAGCCACACCTATGCGGTCGCCAATACCACCTTCCCCATAACGGGGACGGTCACGGGACCGGGTGGGATCACGACCTCGTTCTCCACGCAGGTCTTTATCCCCAACGTGGCGATCGCGCAGATCAACGAGCTGATCTCACCGCCTTCGTCCCAGATCAAGCCTGGCCAGTTTGTGGATCTGCTGGTAACGTTCGTACCCACGCCGGGGGTCAACACTCCAGTGAACCTGATGTGCACGGGATACGATTTCAATCTGAAGACCACTATCCCGCTGCCGCCAGGATCAACCTGCACCTTGGACAAGAGTACGCTGCCCGATGTCATGCAGACACGTCAGGTGCATGCTCTCTTTGCCACAACGCTTAAGGTCGTCTGGCAGAATGCCCCGCCTCGTCCGGGGAGCCAGGCCCCATACCAGTTGGCGCTCCTGCTGCCCGTCTTCTTCGGGACATTCGGCATCGTTTGGCTGACACCGATGTCTCGTCGAGAGAAGCGGCGCACTATGCTCGGCCTTGGCATCGGCGTGATGGTACTGGCGTTGTTGCTGGTGGGATGCGGTGGTGCAGGTGTGCAGACCGGAAATACAGAAACCCCTCCGGGCACGTACGGCATTGCGGTCACCACGAACGTTCCATCCGGCAACACCTTCGTTCAGGCCGTGGCAACCGTGAACGTCGTTCAGTAGCGAGAGCCTGCCCTCAGCCCCGGCAGAAATGCCGGGGCTTTTCTTGTTCCGGAAACAACGGGCTGGTTGATTACATCAGCTTGGAAAGGCGGGCCTCCAGGTCACCCAAGGCATCCTGGAGCAGTTTGACGTAGCGGGGCTCGCGCGCGACCTCGAGTTGCTGCACCACTCGCGCTCGCGCCAGACGCAGCGACTCGCGCTCCCGCTGGCGGGCGGCTTCATCCGCGGACAGGGGGCGCCCGGTTGGCTTTTCTTCGGCGGATTCCATCTGTGCTGCGACCGACTTGCTCTCCCAGCCCCGGGCCATGAACCCATTATAGGCTGCAGGCGCGGGCCGGGAGGATGC
This window harbors:
- a CDS encoding VCBS repeat-containing protein — its product is MSRSRLIITTVFILLIGFIAAGPAWASVTPATGSPLAVAANATAAVLADMDGDGNLDLIVAEAAAHKIEVFQGNGDGTFNTTAVVTIDSSVLGATATPVALATGLLTGGTLPDLAASEPDGGVVWVFQNTSSGPGNFGLSATSGSPYSLPGANNNPRGLAIADIDCDGNNDVVVADEGPDNVVYLLGDSTAAFTATITSTALTNGTNPVALVIGDFGSAHGGGACTNDIAVVQNATDNVHIMTNTTTTPGTVTFAAVDVSTGASSGPVAIAAGVLKTGPVDLAIANGGSKTVAVLVNNGSGTFSAAAGSPFAIPSSSVPTGIGIGKFLNNDAFNDVAVSAANGLDLFANSGSGGVLTTPATVVAAGTSPSGIATGDLNGDSFADIAIPNNGSSNVSIFLYTPFSNISTIAVSPNPVEGQAYGGPTDLLKFKYDGNPPDTSNFTGTVTWNDGSGGSDSASFTGPDVSNFFTVQGPTHTFPDEGTSTPTILVNNTADSQSVTKNGPTITVDDAPLSDPGTTLDPVASSTTVPFNTGSIVVANFKDGNPGAPTSDYDISTNWGDGNTDNCPHPCAKVGGGVVGPGGITYSVTDSHNYTSAGNFLVSTLITDIGGSTVTINTHVNISTMTVAPVAVAGTEGAQLTNPTILATITTTDPTPNLSAQVDFNCPTAPVGCSLSGTNISVVPITVDGCAAQFCVVTTGTTHTYADEGSFKVYVQVTDTKPPGDGSIGTTTSTATIGDAPLNQIATAGLSNQEGTGLFSNKIVGNFHDANTAAPAGDFTATVDWGDGTATSPGDGHPVVITALGGGDFKIESTHTYANTEETNSYQIKYSVQDVGSPNPGDPGRIGNPELPAPTQNGALVTFTDAPLNNVAATGLSNPEGTGTFSNVIVAKFHDAFLLAPAGDFTATVDWGDGTATSPGDGQAVVITALGGGDFKIESTHTYANTEDTNSYQIKYSVQDVGSPNPGDPGRIGNPELPAPTQNGALVTFADALLTPIAASAGGTQNIAIPAGTLIATFADQFALAPLSDYAQNAPTSGVISVNWGDGNTDVGIGSIVDTTNLACAAEPPPPAGTKLFCVLTGAPHTYTNLGNFTLTVNVKDVGGSTATITGQATVSAGKLTDIPIAQLFPPSNVLQNVQVAHFEDTNPGAVPGDFTATINWGDGNVTNATFQLSPAWQPGIACTESVDLAPCDPTQSQFDVLGSHTYAVANTTFPITGTVTGPGGITTSFSTQVFIPNVAIAQINELISPPSSQIKPGQFVDLLVTFVPTPGVNTPVNLMCTGYDFNLKTTIPLPPGSTCTLDKSTLPDVMQTRQVHALFATTLKVVWQNAPPRPGSQAPYQLALLLPVFFGTFGIVWLTPMSRREKRRTMLGLGIGVMVLALLLVGCGGAGVQTGNTETPPGTYGIAVTTNVPSGNTFVQAVATVNVVQ